GGAAAAGGGATAAGCTGAAGATCCCCATCAGATTTGGATGAACAACTGGGAACAGCGCATCTAAGTTCGTCAACAATCCACTGCAAGTCTTCCAAATCTTGTGCGGCCAATACCTTGGGGTACTCCACCTGTTCAAAGAGTTGCATAAAGTGCTCACTACAAAGAAGACCCTCACTGCTGGGTGGCAAATTGAGGTGACTCATCCAGGCATCTCTTATGACCGCATTTCCAGGTAAATCAACAAAGCTTAACTGGTCCGATGAAGAATTACTGCACTCTGGAAACAGGCAATTCCCGCTGTTTCTGTAGATGTTCCAACTGTTTTGATCTAGCTGTAAGGTGGGTACAGCCTGCTCCAAGGGCTTTCCGTTTTGCACCACTTGCTCCTCAAAGTGCTTTAGACACACTTGGATTTCCTTGAAGTCCGTGTCCACGGATAACTTTAGGTTATGCTGCCACTTTCTTAAGAGATTTTGATCCTCAGGCAGCTGAAGTAGTTGGTTAACGTCGTCATTCGCACAGGAGTTGATGCAACATATTTCCAACTTAATCTTTCCGAGACTCGTCGTTGGAGTCTTTTCCTTGGACTTCATTTCCCTCTCCGTCTGCACCTCCAGCTTGATCTCCCTCCCTATCTTCATCTTCATTTCCATCCTCAATCTCTGCATCTTCCGCACTTCCGCACTCCACTTGTTTTGGCGGATGTCCGGCGGCTCCGTCAGTTTCCTTTTGCGGCAGTGTTTTAGGCTCCAAAGCCGAAAAACCGAGTGCTGTGGCTGCAATTGCTCCTGGTCAAGATCCATTCCATTACAAGAGTATCTAAGTGGCTCATCGTGGCCCACATTGAGAGTGGGTACCGCATTTTGCTTCAGCTTTCGGGTTCCCAATACCTCCGGCTGAAAGTGCTCTATGCAAACGCGGCCGATGCAGTCATCCGGATTCAGGTGTAGATTGGCGCACCACTTGAGCAGCAGTTGGCGATCCTTGGGAAAGCCAAAGGTGCTAAGTAGATGAAAAGCAGTACGTTCCTTTCTGCAGTGCCTTAGACAGCAAATGGGCGTCACATTATTCGCGGGCTTTTCGCGACGCAGAGGGATGGTTGGGGGAGTGGGTGGGTTGTCCGGATGAAAGTGCTCCGCCTCGTCCAAGTCCTCATCTTCGTCGCGCTCATCCTCCTCATCTCCACGATACTCGGCTTCATCGTCACTTGGATGTTCGGCAAAGGTCTCGACCAGTTCGAGAGGATCGAAATAGTGGCCGTCCTTCTCGTCTTCATCGTACATATCGTGCTCATGGGGCTCCTCCTCAGCCTCTAgttcttcttcctcttcatcAATCAGCTCTCTTTTGGGTTTCAGTCGTGTCATCTCCGAGCTGCCTTCCTCTTCTTCGGTCATGCCCACCTTTATAGCCTCATTGTCGTATATTAAGCCCTCATCATGGCCCAGATTTAGAGTAGGCACCGCTCCCGTTTTCAGCTTCAACTTTCCACGCACCTGTGACTCAAAATGGTCAGCACATATCCTGCCGCGACACTGATCCGGCGCCAGACGCAGATTCGCCCGCCATTTCTCCAGAAGATCCTCACTCCTCGGATATCGATAGGTGCGGAGATCGTTGTCAATGCTCCTACGCTTGCGGCAATGACTCAGAGCACAGGTGGGCGTAAAGAATCCTGGTATGTTTTTCGGATTCTCGTAGATCGGCTGCTCCTGGTGGCCCAGTTGTTGCGTGGGCATTGCCCAGCTTCTCAGCTGCTTGCCATCAATGCAGCGCCGATTGAAGTGCGCACTGCAAATCCGTGTCGATCGGTCCACCTCGTCGGGTTCCAGGCGCAGGTTATGGCGCCACTTCAGGTGCTGCTGCTTGCCGGTGGGAAATGGAAAGAGGCGCGCTCCGTGCTCCAGTCGACTGCGCCCACAACTGCGCACACAACACTTCAGATCGGACATAGTCTTTCTGAGCTTAACCTTAAAGAAAATACGAATTAAACTGGCTAATTATTGCTCCTCTAAGAATAGAAAACTTACCTGTCTCGTATTGAAATCTTTGGCATCAGACACGTCCGTTTTGACGTCCTCCGACTCGGAAAACTCCTGCTTGATGATTATACCGCCCGACTCGTCGTGTACTCGCCGCTGTCGTCCGAAAAGGTTGCTCTGCAGCTCCGCCGGATTTACCTGGAACAGATCGTCTGTCTCGTCGTGACCCAATTCTAGAGTCGGAATCGAACCTATGTTAAGCCGCGTCTTCCCAATACATATATCCTCAAAGTGAGAGTTGCATATCTTGTACCGATCGCGTTCGTGGAAGCTGAGGTGTTCCAACCGCAAGTTGTGTTTCCATCGCTCGAAGAGATTCGCGTCCTTGGGAAAACTGTTCATCTGGACTTCGTCGAAGCGACGCGTCTTTCCGCAGGTCGGTACGATGCACTTGAACACAGGATCCACATACCTGTCCTCCGGCTTGGGATTTAGCACTAGCTCGATGTCGGCGTCGTCGTGACCCAGTTCCTCGGTGGGAATAGCCCACTTGTATAAGTGCTTGGGCCCGATGCAATCTGCCTCGAAGTGTTTATTGCATATGCGTACGCCGGTGCAATCCACCGGGTTCATTTTGAGATTGTTGCACCACTTCCATAGCATATCGTCATCCTCTGTGGGAAAGCGGAAGAGTCGCACGTCAGGCTGTTCCTTGGATGCCTCGCAGCCCTCCACCACGCAGTGCTCGTCCGCAAAGGCCTGCGCTTCGTTGGGATAGATGTCCTCGTCGTCATGACCCAGTTCCAGGGTGGGAATGGCGCCAGCGCTCAGTCTCCGGCCATTGAAAGAGTGTGTCTCAAAGTGGCGGGAACACACACGGTATTGGGCCCTCATCGCCGCTCTGGGACGCGTTTTGATGTTGTGCATCCACTTGCGCAGCTGCGTTGGACTATGTGGCAGTCGGAAGAGCTGGACGCCCTGCGCCCGCGTCTTGCGACAACTCTCGACAATGCACACGCGCTGCAGACACAGCTTGCTAGCCTTGAGCTTGGCTGGATTCTGGTAAATCTTCAAGCCGGGCGGCGCATTCAAGTCCAATGTGGGCACCGCCAGCGGCACCGGGCACTTCTTGCTCAGCACGTGCGGCTCGAAATGAGCCGAGCATAGACGGCGCTGGGCACTGCCAACCATAGGAACCTGCAGATTGTGCGCCCACTTAGCCAGAGTGGAGCGATTGAGCTTGGGGAAGCGATAAAGCTGAACGTTGTGGAGAGCCCGAACTTTGCGGCAATGCGGAAGACAGCACCTGGGCACCCAAGTGGGCTTCACGGAAGCCGATTGCTTGGCTTTCATGTGAGTCCGCCGCTTGTACAGCATCGAATGCTCCGGATTCTCGTAGAGATTCTCTATTGTGCCTGCCAGATTCAGTGTTGGAATAGCCCAAGGTCTCATCCGCTTGCCGATGCAGTGTGCCTCAAAGTGAAGATTACAGATCCTCATGCTTGTCAGTTGACTGCTCTCCGTCTGCAGGTTGTGCGCCCATTTGGCCAACACGGAAGCTTCCTCCGGCGGCCGATAAAGCTTGATGTCGTCCACACTTGGATTTCTCTTGCACGTCTCCACACAGCACTCTCCCTGTTCCTCGCCATTATTGGGCGCAGTGGGTCGAGAGTAAAACTCCGTAACCTGTTCCGGCGTTGGCAGCGGGTATGGGATGTTTTCGTGGCCTAACGATAGTGTCGGCACTGCCCACTTCTCTAGTCTTTTGTTGCGCAGACATCGTTCCTCAAAGTGCACTTCACAAATGGCGTCGTTGAAAAGTTTACTTCCATCCGGAACAGGACGCTGCAGATTGCCACACCACTTGGTCAATAAGGACACATTGCTTGGGAAACGGTGCAGATTCGCGTGGTCCCTGTCTCGATTTCGTTTGCACACGGCGACGCAGCACGTTTCCCGGATGTTTAACTTCTTGATCACATCCGGATTTCTATGAATATCGTCGTCATCGTGACCCAAGTTAAGCGTAGGCACCGCAAATGGACGCATGCAACCGCCGATGCAATAGGGCTCGAAGTGCAGGCTGCAGATCCTCATACCCTTGTGCATCTTTTCTTCGGGTATTTTCAGATTATGGCACCACTTGCGCATCTGCTCCGGTCGACGTGGTATGGTGTGGAATGTAATGTTCTCATTATTGTGCCTCTTGCTCTCACAACTGGGCACACAACATACGTCCATGCTGTCGCTGGCATTCATTGCAGAAGATCCACTGGCACCTAAGCCCAGGTAAGAGGCGCTTAGATCAGGATCCACGTAGTGAGAGTTTGCCGAACTGGCGGAGGAGGACGTGGAGGCCGCCGATTGCCGGTGGTACGATTTGCTATGcaattgctgctgcagtgAGTGTTGCGAGGAATGTTGTTGCGTCTGGTGCTGGAGGCCACTGCTGTGACTGTTGGGTGCCGTTGGCGGTGGCCACAATTCGTTCTCGTAGATGTTGAAGGTATCAGTGTGACCCAGATGAAGCGTCGGAACGGCCCCTACATTAagaaatcatttaaatattctttacAAACGCAGCAATTCCGTTCAAACTTACCTGGTGATAGTTTGCGCAGACCCAACGCCTCTTTGATAAAGTGGGCGCTGCATATTTTGTGATTTTTCCCACGATACACTCCGGGATCCAAGCGGAGATTGTAGCACCAGCGTCGCAGGAGAACTTCATCTCTGGGAAATCGATATAGCGACATATTGAAGTCAGAGGATCGGCTACGGCGGCAGAAGTTGAGGCAGCAGCGTTTTTCTTCAACGTACAAATTCTTTGGGTTATCGTGGATCTTGCCATATTGGGCACCTAGGTGTAAAGTAGGCACCGCCCACGGCTTCAGACGGAACTTGCCAATACAGCGCTCCTCGAAGTGGCGACTGCAAAAATGACGCGGCTCCTTCGCCTGAACGGGAAGTCGTGCATTCTGGCACCACTTGATCAAGCTTTTGATGTCCTTGGGAAAGTTGTAGAACTTCAAGTTGCTCTCACCCCGCTGACTTGTACAGTGAGGCATGCTGCAGCGCGCTACCTCGCCGGTGGTGAAGGTGTTAGTGAGTTCCCTGTTTTGGTATAAATTGGCCACGTCGTCATGGCCCAggttgaacgtgggaacggcCCAGTAGCACAGAGAGTAGCGGTTAATGCAGCGCTTCGGAAAATGCATGCTACAGATGCGGAAATTTGCGTAGCTGGCGGCGGGTATGTGAAACATCTTGAGGTTGTGCAGCCACTGATTGAGGTACTTCTCGTCCTTGGGGAACGTGAAAAACTGAAGCGTGGGGCTCGTGCTCTTGCGCACGCCACACAGAGGAACGCAGCACAGGGCGTCCTCGGAGTCGTCCAGCGTTGAGGAGTGCGCCTGGGGCCCGGCGATCGCTCCTGCGTGCATTGAGCTGTCGCTTCCATACGCATTATTGTAGCCACTGTCCTGAACGCTGTAGGATGACTCGCTGGTAGAGTTGCTGTAGCTCCGCTCCATCTTAACATTCACTTCGTTCTTCATTGCGGATGCTGCGAACATGGCAGCTCCGTCGGCATTTGCCTGACGCTGCTGCAGTAGAGAATTCAGTGCAGCCGTCGCTGGCAAAGACGAGCCGGATGGAGTGGTTTTGTGGTGCGGGGTTGTGGGCACTAAAACACAGAGAAAAAGCACGTTAGaaatggtgttttttttttttttgtttacttatGTTTCCTAACTTACTCTCCATGGTTGCCATATGACAGTCCTGCAGCTTGTAGTTGGTCTGGTGCTGCTGCGCCTGCGACTGGGACGCAGAAGATGACTGTCCGCCCGTGTAGTACTTGCCGCAGAAATATGGAGCAGCCAGACGATGTTCGTGAAGCTCTAGAGCCGTCTGATACCATAGGCGGCAGATGGGACAGTCGAAGCGCTGCTGGAACTTGTGCTGCGGCAGGTGGGCGTACAGTTGTTCCCGCGTAGCGAAGGTGCCGGAGCACATCTGCAAATGGACGATCAATGATATAGTGTTCCAAGACGCCAATGATATGTGCTTCTTACGTTGCAGACAAAGCTATCGTATTCGTGCTGCATGTACTCGTGCGCCTCGCACTCAGCGATCGTGTCGAAGTGCTTGCCGCAGTATTTGTGGCAGAAAAACCTGTCGGCCCGGTGGTGAAGCTTGTGCCGCTGCAGCTCCTCGGTGGTCATGAAGGACATGGGACATGTGCTGCACTTGAAGTCGTACTCCTGGATGCCGCAGTTGCTCTCGGCCACATGGCGGAGATAGACCTGCTTCTTAAAGAAGACCTCCTTGCAGCGCTGGCAGATGGGCAGACTTTCATTGCCCCGATCCGATTGTTGTTTGCGACGCAGGAAACTGCTAGTGGTCTAGAGAATAGAAATTATGACTACGGTGAGTTTCGGCAAGGAACCATTATAAACTCACCCTTCCGTAGGACTCATCCTTTACGGTCAGCTCCACTTTCGGACTTAGCATGTCCTCGCTGAATTCGCTGAATTTGCTGAAGTCAGCAAATGGCGTATTGTCGTCTATATAGTTGGACTTGTAGGAATGCTCGTCAATGGGTTCCGCTGTTCAAGAAATATTTgattactattttttttacttttaaaacCAAAGTAATGTACATAtaatacttggttcaaaggAATAATAAATATGTCTATAATCTAACTTATTAATGCTGGCGATTAATTCAAAGATTTATATAACCGCGAAATGCTAAAACTATGCGCAGATGAAAATTCTGTATCCACTGTTTGCTGTTTCTATGGTTCCGAATTGTATTTTGTACTCTCCATTGGTTGGTGATAAGAATTAACTGCCCCTACATAAAATTGATAGATAACCGAGTGCTCTGCAGACAAGCAGAAATTTCTTCtatttacattatttatgGTACCAACTAGGCTGTTCGCATTTGAACTATATTAAAATCATTCTTGAAGTAATAGCTATTGGACTCATTGATTGgtcaattaaaagtaaaaagcACCAATATTCATTCGTATGTCCGACTTagtgtttatatttattagcaACTTTGCCTTCTGCATCCGGATACTTATGTTGATATCCGGATTACGCGAACATGTTGGAGAGACTGAGAATCATTACCTATGGTATCAATGTTTTGGGCGTCGTACCCAATAATATTTGTCTTTGTCTCTCTGCATTCAGCCCCGCCCACACGCCCATCGAAATGGCACCGGGAGTGCGGGGCGGGACCAATAATTTGTAGGTTAGTCTACGGGAGCAAGTTACATAAGAAGCGACTTGAAAGACAGTGGCCCACCACAACCCGTTCCAAAAAATGTGAGGAGGGAGATGATATGCACACTCACTGGACATACGAGTGCATGCATGCACATGTGTGCGTACGAATCGAACTGAATAGGTTACGCCGGTAGTATAAAGCATCTATCCGAGTACACATTTGCCAAATGGATACATACTGACAACCGTATAC
The sequence above is a segment of the Drosophila melanogaster chromosome 2L genome. Coding sequences within it:
- the CG10631 gene encoding uncharacterized protein produces the protein MSQQHPHHAHPHHYAHHYPPPVTPMSLQQQQQQQQHQQAQLSPQQQQQQHANWYSHVASYPTPHSAFGPAPAPSCKAANNSGSGNNNNNIMGGGGYGPGGGGAQGYYGAAGGGLNVSGAVVGGGGPNYGLGANTVAYAHNQLLQYQQQQQQQQQQQQQQQQQHQHQHLPQHISQQRPYMGHNIMTGSYPYIKSEPMEAYQQPPNPMAPPPAPEVLIKSEPIDEHSYKSNYIDDNTPFADFSKFSEFSEDMLSPKVELTVKDESYGRTTSSFLRRKQQSDRGNESLPICQRCKEVFFKKQVYLRHVAESNCGIQEYDFKCSTCPMSFMTTEELQRHKLHHRADRFFCHKYCGKHFDTIAECEAHEYMQHEYDSFVCNMCSGTFATREQLYAHLPQHKFQQRFDCPICRLWYQTALELHEHRLAAPYFCGKYYTGGQSSSASQSQAQQHQTNYKLQDCHMATMEMPTTPHHKTTPSGSSLPATAALNSLLQQRQANADGAAMFAASAMKNEVNVKMERSYSNSTSESSYSVQDSGYNNAYGSDSSMHAGAIAGPQAHSSTLDDSEDALCCVPLCGVRKSTSPTLQFFTFPKDEKYLNQWLHNLKMFHIPAASYANFRICSMHFPKRCINRYSLCYWAVPTFNLGHDDVANLYQNRELTNTFTTGEVARCSMPHCTSQRGESNLKFYNFPKDIKSLIKWCQNARLPVQAKEPRHFCSRHFEERCIGKFRLKPWAVPTLHLGAQYGKIHDNPKNLYVEEKRCCLNFCRRSRSSDFNMSLYRFPRDEVLLRRWCYNLRLDPGVYRGKNHKICSAHFIKEALGLRKLSPGAVPTLHLGHTDTFNIYENELWPPPTAPNSHSSGLQHQTQQHSSQHSLQQQLHSKSYHRQSAASTSSSASSANSHYVDPDLSASYLGLGASGSSAMNASDSMDVCCVPSCESKRHNNENITFHTIPRRPEQMRKWCHNLKIPEEKMHKGMRICSLHFEPYCIGGCMRPFAVPTLNLGHDDDDIHRNPDVIKKLNIRETCCVAVCKRNRDRDHANLHRFPSNVSLLTKWCGNLQRPVPDGSKLFNDAICEVHFEERCLRNKRLEKWAVPTLSLGHENIPYPLPTPEQVTEFYSRPTAPNNGEEQGECCVETCKRNPSVDDIKLYRPPEEASVLAKWAHNLQTESSQLTSMRICNLHFEAHCIGKRMRPWAIPTLNLAGTIENLYENPEHSMLYKRRTHMKAKQSASVKPTWVPRCCLPHCRKVRALHNVQLYRFPKLNRSTLAKWAHNLQVPMVGSAQRRLCSAHFEPHVLSKKCPVPLAVPTLDLNAPPGLKIYQNPAKLKASKLCLQRVCIVESCRKTRAQGVQLFRLPHSPTQLRKWMHNIKTRPRAAMRAQYRVCSRHFETHSFNGRRLSAGAIPTLELGHDDEDIYPNEAQAFADEHCVVEGCEASKEQPDVRLFRFPTEDDDMLWKWCNNLKMNPVDCTGVRICNKHFEADCIGPKHLYKWAIPTEELGHDDADIELVLNPKPEDRYVDPVFKCIVPTCGKTRRFDEVQMNSFPKDANLFERWKHNLRLEHLSFHERDRYKICNSHFEDICIGKTRLNIGSIPTLELGHDETDDLFQVNPAELQSNLFGRQRRVHDESGGIIIKQEFSESEDVKTDVSDAKDFNTRQVKLRKTMSDLKCCVRSCGRSRLEHGARLFPFPTGKQQHLKWRHNLRLEPDEVDRSTRICSAHFNRRCIDGKQLRSWAMPTQQLGHQEQPIYENPKNIPGFFTPTCALSHCRKRRSIDNDLRTYRYPRSEDLLEKWRANLRLAPDQCRGRICADHFESQVRGKLKLKTGAVPTLNLGHDEGLIYDNEAIKVGMTEEEEGSSEMTRLKPKRELIDEEEEELEAEEEPHEHDMYDEDEKDGHYFDPLELVETFAEHPSDDEAEYRGDEEDERDEDEDLDEAEHFHPDNPPTPPTIPLRREKPANNVTPICCLRHCRKERTAFHLLSTFGFPKDRQLLLKWCANLHLNPDDCIGRVCIEHFQPEVLGTRKLKQNAVPTLNVGHDEPLRYSCNGMDLDQEQLQPQHSVFRLWSLKHCRKRKLTEPPDIRQNKWSAEVRKMQRLRMEMKMKIGREIKLEVQTEREMKSKEKTPTTSLGKIKLEICCINSCANDDVNQLLQLPEDQNLLRKWQHNLKLSVDTDFKEIQVCLKHFEEQVVQNGKPLEQAVPTLQLDQNSWNIYRNSGNCLFPECSNSSSDQLSFVDLPGNAVIRDAWMSHLNLPPSSEGLLCSEHFMQLFEQVEYPKVLAAQDLEDLQWIVDELRCAVPSCSSKSDGDLQLIPFPKKDATLLKWLQNTKISYDHLKHKSYRICVLHFEPTCLEANFPKAWAIPTLHLNHDDELHLNLRPESRSGTPNSNSRLTPLRIKTDLTSLGSPCSSASPSPRGRIRICCISTCGQIGSSQVRLYRFPTEEQALLRWLVNTQQQPRIVDPAELYVCQSHFEPDAICKKQLRCWAEPTLNLGHDGFVIPNAKHNGNIAGGQDTEEAMRLIRERYCSVLTCFQAEASGVRLYEYPKDMPTIRKWAAACRHRSMQASSHGFKVCQSHFAPECFEPDTLNLIEGSVPTLELSRGDIERHCLVSGCEKDASEGRLRYYKVPKTTAQLNAWSNNLKISCQDLGLGEQLICERHFEPFCFGAHKGLRPGALPTLMLGHDEEVEMLPNPEILWQKKAEVCCATACGRIWQPGDPKFSGFPKTLALAKKWIHNLQLSVENDQLGSLKVCSVHFEASLFNKSGLISGSIPTLELGHSSQDIFQSDIQNMGKSLKFERRAIVSDLDCIYPECKELCKTVSFNLPQEEDLRTAWLRHLKIKEPSSGVGQLCPLHYVILYELSIKSFPEHVSNRFLEENYYSARNNRRVKIVSCAVKGCEMIRPRDKVLLHGLPQRKDILRMWVENGQLEITEPQQQYMLRVCRNHFESRCSFDDRRLHPWSVPTLNLPGNPVHQIPTKEEWQEMTIKLTQEADTIKLEREEELEEQEPLEEEAGDCSLLEPIVRMEHIESDEEDSEMQALEVLLEVGHVERMDSYERVDESYTEQAVYQSNGVRNQYNANHCAVEGCEVTVEDVGGTIKLHKFPASSEAARKWMHNTQVDMDEKFWWRYRICSYHFEQECFQSARIKKGAMPTLLLGPKRPDKVYDNEFALQETEELILPEDLEFEDTKKPKREVIKLCLPTPAPPRKSSKFCQIEGCMNHLTTENITLHKFPHSEDMCLKWQHNTQVPFDPFHRWRYRICSVHFHPVCLLNMRLVHGSVPTLKLGSKSPTELFDNDFEAINLRLDKKLGTDHSTVQIKEEDEDSMPSLEPEPQLHEDQEVEDSEAMQIPLNQTNWKGQLRLLVKQEKVTYNQVKSGYDKCSLSHCQRQRSKHGVHIYKFPKSKLQQERWMHNLRIRYDERRPWKFMICSVHFEPHCISLRKLRAWAVPTLELGDNVPEKIFTNEQCHELSTDRSEAESDADEEDGLQEDEEEEDDYEEEIGPEVRIKRERRSKLDPWPPGQVPPWKVKQCCLPYCRAFRGDGIKLFRLPNNRTSIRNWELATGMVFKESQRNTRLICSRHFEPELIGVRRLMRNAIPTRHLSPQAPSDEVKRKPDPPLPIATCCMADCHHNGNVKLHKFPSDPALLRQWCQALRLTDTQRYRGKHICSVHLPTDRTVSCVICGVENAQLPMLDFPEQRNQRAKWCYNLKIEAIPKWDHSKHICCRHFESHCFLQPGELRPGAIPTLQLNHDDTNIFLSDFATSPTGNRIKDEPLDNDDMLLV